The following are from one region of the Vitis riparia cultivar Riparia Gloire de Montpellier isolate 1030 chromosome 14, EGFV_Vit.rip_1.0, whole genome shotgun sequence genome:
- the LOC117930230 gene encoding uncharacterized protein LOC117930230 isoform X2 translates to MAECVTIIGTIAGKIAGCLFDPIKSELSYMLCYRDHMEDLKKEVQELKQENDDLQITVAAAIRRGDEIRPIVKDWLDRAEKNTGEAETFMQDEKKRTKSCFNGRCPNLKSRYDLGKEAKKKAAVIVEIRKKRIFPHGVSFGVLPGNLTSKNYEAFESRASTLDKVMAALRDDKIKRIGVWGLGGVGKTTLVKQVAKLAEDAKLFDKVVMVAVSREQNLENIQAEIADSLGLNIEEKSKSGRANRLIEILKKKKLLIILDDIWAKLDLEAVGIPCGDDHVGCKIVVTSRRIDVLSQDMGTQPNFEIRILSNDEAWQLFQKTAGGIPEFDVQSVARKVAENCGGLPIALVTVATALKNNKSLPCWDDALRQLTSPVKTDIRGMDEKVYKSLEWSYHSVESEDAKLLFLLCGLMGYGDISLDDLFKCSLGLGLFQGINTLDGSTNRLQALVDRLKSSSLLLDIDRKEYVKMHDVVRDVARQLASKDPRYMVIEATQSGIHESKRCVHLSLSHEGTLDLGEILDRPKIEFFRLVNEGRPLKIPDPLFNGMGKLKVLHLFQMEFSSLPLSLQSLANLRTLCLHCCTLGGVAGIGELKKLEVLSFWGSKIKQLPSEIAQLTCLRWLDLSNCYQLQVIPPNILSNLSQLEHLCMKPYSFTQYMDEEINQERNACLAELKHLSRLTTLNIALQDLKLLPKDMVFDKLTRFKIFIGGGWSWYSPCETKRALKLYKAGGTLHLVDGIGKLLKKTEELSLSKSSGTKSVFHESYKEDFLQLKHLDVRSSPEIQYIVDSKYPRVQEHVLFPLLESLLLRDLINLEKVCHGPIPRGSFGNLKTLEVMNCHGLKIFLSLTMATGFLHLQNIEIGECNVMQQIIAYERESEIIEDGHGGTTLQLFPKLRSLKLYKLPELMNFSSTVETTSSTSLARNARSEGNCDNRMSFFSNQVSFANLEKLILHDLPKLREIWHHQHPPESFYNLQILEVYNCPSLLNLIPSHLIQRFNNLKKMDVNNCEVLKHVFDLQGLDENIRILPRLESLQLNSLPKLRRVVCNEDDDKNDSVRCRFSSSTAFHNLKFLSITNCGNQVEDEGHINTPMEDVVLFDGKVSFANLEKLILHDLPKLREIWHHQHPPESFYNLQILEVYNCPSLVNLIPSHLIQRFDNLKKMDVNNCEVLKHVFDLQGLDENIRILPRLESLQLNSLPKLRRVVCNEDDDKNDSVRCRFSSSTAFHNLKFLSIRHCGNQVEDEGHINTPMEDVVLFDGKVSFANLEKLILHDLPKLREIWHHQHPPESFYNLQILEVYNCPSLLNLIPSHLIQRFNNLKKMDVNNYEVLKHVFDLQGLDENIRILPRLESLWLKALPKLRRVVCNEDDDKNDSVRCRFSSSTTFHNLKFLSITNCGNQVEDEGHINTPMEDVVLFDGKVSFANLEELILHDLHKLREIWHHQHPPESFYNLQILEVYNCPSLVNLIPSHLIQRFDNLKKMDVNNCEVLKHVFDLQGLDENIRILPRLESLRLNSLPKLRRVVCNEDDDKNDSVRCRFSSSTAFHNLKFLSIRNCGNQVEDEGHINTLMEDVVLFDGKVSFPPNLEELVLERLPKLKEMDVGILLKLKILKLEKLPRLRLTIASMFKNFHNLQKLHIIDCGMEDREFSNEKVSFPPNLEELVLKSLPKLMEMDVGNLPNLRILWLEELYGCLLSKVSFLPNLKVLVLKSLPKLIEMDVGNLPNLRILNLEKLHGCLLSKVSLSSNLEEVVLKSLPKLKEIDFGILPKLKILKVGKLPQLVLSSSMFKNFHNLKELCINASTNDKVLFNEKASFLEPRASTLNKIMDALRDHNINLIGVWGMAGVGKTTLLKQVAKQAKQQRLFTRQVHIDLSSIPGSEKLRQRIAKALGIPLWEEVESRRADELKQALKEEKILIILDDIWTEVDLEQVGIPSKDDIWTQCKIVLASRDRDLLCKGMGAQICFPVEYLPLKEAWSLFKKTAGDSMEENLELRPIAIQVVEECEGLPIAIVTIAEALKDETVAVWKNALEQLRSCAPTNIRAVDRKVYSCLEWSYTHLKGDDVKSLFLLCGMLGYGDISLDLLLRYGMGLDLFDRIDSLEQARNRLLELVDFLKASGLLLDSHEDRNKFDEERASSWLFMDADNKFVRMHSVVREVTRAIASKDPHPFVVREDVGLEEWSETDESKRCAFISLHCKAVHELPQGLVCPDLQFFQLHNSNPSLNIPNTFFKGMKKLKILDLPKTHFTTLPSSLDSLTNLQTLHLDGCKLEDIALIGKLTKLEVLSLMGSTIQQLPNEMSRLTNLRLLDLNDCKKLEVIPRNILSSLSQLECLYMKSSFTQWATEGESNACLSELNHLSHLTTLEIHIPDAKLLPKDILFENLTRYGISIGPWWRLRTKRALNLEKVNRSLHLGDGMSKLLERSEELKFMDLSSTKYVLHPSDRESFLELKHLEVGRSPEIQYIMDSKNQQLLQHGAFPFPLLESLILVLLKNLEEVWHSPIPIGFFGNLKTLKVYSCPKLKFLLLLSTARGLSQLEEMIIVNCNAMKQIIAYERESEIKEDGHAGTNLQLFPKLRSLELNYLSQLINFSSELETTSSTSLSTNARSEDSFFSHKVHWIYFMFCPI, encoded by the exons ATGGCAGAGTGCGTTACCATCATCGGAACCATTGCTGGAAAAATTGCAGGATGCTTGTTTGATCCAATTAAAAGCGAGCTTAGTTATATGCTTTGCTACCGCGACCACATGGAAGATCTCAAGAAGGAGGTTCAGGAGTTGAAGCAGGAGAATGATGACCTTCAGATAACTGTTGCTGCAGCTATTAGAAGAGGGGATGAAATCAGACCTATTGTTAAAGACTGGCTGGATCGGGCAGAAAAGAATACAGGGGAGGCAGAGACATTCATgcaagatgaaaagaaaagaaccaaGAGCTGTTTCAATGGGAGGTGTCCTAATCTCAAGTCACGTTACGATCTAGGCAAAGAAGCGAAAAAGAAGGCGGCGGTTATTGTTGAAATCAGAAAAAAACGCATTTTCCCCCATGGCGTATCATTTGGTGTCCTTCCAGGGAATCTAACCTCTAAAAATTATGAAGCTTTTGAGTCAAGAGCCTCGACTCTGGACAAAGTTATGGCAGCATTAAGAGATGATAAGATCAAGAGGATTGGGGTATGGGGGTTGGGCGGTGTGGGCAAAACCACGCTGGTCAAACAAGTGGCTAAACTAGCTGAAGATGCCAAGTTATTTGACAAGGTGGTGATGGTCGCTGTATCCCGAGAACAAAACTTGGAAAATATTCAAGCCGAGATTGCAGATTCCTTAGGTTTGAATATCGAAGAGAAGAGTAAATCGGGAAGAGCGAATCGGCTAATTGAgatattgaagaaaaagaagctCCTCATAATTCTGGATGATATTTGGGCGAAACTCGACTTGGAGGCTGTAGGAATTCCTTGTGGGGACGATCATGTAGGGTGTAAAATTGTGGTGACTTCTAGAAGAATAGATGTCTTATCTCAAGACATGGGCACTCAACCAAATTTTGAAATCcgaattttatcaaatgatgAAGCGTGGCAGTTATTTCAAAAGACAGCAGGTGGCATTCCGGAATTCGATGTACAATCCGTAGCAAGGAAGGTAGCTGAGAACTGTGGAGGTTTACCGATTGCACTTGTTACCGTTGCAACGGCGCTAAAGAATAATAAGAGTTTGCCTTGTTGGGATGATGCCTTACGACAACTAACAAGTCCTGTTAAGACAGACATTAGAGGAATGGATGAAAAGGTATACAAAAGTCTAGAGTGGAGTTACCATTCCGTGGAGAGTGAAGATGCCAAGTTATTGTTTTTGCTTTGTGGTTTGATGGGTTATGGTGACATTTCACTGGATGACTTGTTCAAGTGCAGCCTGGGCTTGGGTTTGTTTCAAGGTATCAACACATTGGACGGATCGACAAATAGACTTCAAGCATTGGTAGATCGCCTCAAATCCTCCAGTTTGTTATTAGACATCGACAGAAAGGAGTATGTGAAGATGCACGATGTTGTTCGCGACGTTGCCAGACAGCTTGCATCGAAGGATCCTCGGTATATGGTAATAGAAGCCACGCAATCAGGGATACATGAATCCAAAAGGTGCGTTCACCTTTCTTTAAGTCACGAAGGTACCCTTGACCTTGGTGAAATATTGGACCGTcccaaaattgaattttttcgATTGGTCAATGAAGGTCGACCTTTGAAAATTCCGGACCCCCTTTTTAATGGCATGGGCAAACTCAAAGTTTTACACTTGTTTCAAATGGAATTTTCATCACTACCTTTGTCACTTCAATCCCTTGCAAATCTCCGAACATTGTGTCTTCACTGCTGCACGTTGGGAGGCGTTGCTGGAATTGGAGAGCTAAAGAAACTAGAAGTTCTCAGCTTTTGGGGTTCCAAGATCAAACAATTGCCTAGCGAGATAGCACAATTGACCTGTCTAAGGTGGTTGGATCTGAGCAATTGCTATCAACTTCAAGTAATTCCACCAAATATCTTATCAAACCTATCTCAACTGGAGCATCTTTGCATGAAACCTTATAGTTTTACTCAGTACATGGATGAGGAAATTAATCAAGAAAGAAATGCTTGCCTTGCCGAATTGAAACATTTGTCTCGCTTGACAACTTTAAATATAGCATTACAAGATCTGAAGTTGCTGCCGAAAGACATGGTCTTTGATAAGTTGacaagatttaaaatatttataggtgGTGGGTGGAGTTGGTACTCACCATGTGAAACCAAAAGAGCATTGAAGCTCTATAAAGCTGGTGGAACCCTTCATTTGGTGGATGGGATTGGCAAGTTGTTGAAGAAAACTGAAGAGCTCTCCTTAAGCAAATCGAGTGGtactaaaagtgtttttcatgAATCATATAAAGAGGATTTTCTTCAATTGAAGCATCTCGATGTCCGTAGCAGTCCAGAGATTCAATATATTGTGGATTCAAAGTACCCGCGGGTTCAAGAACACGTTCTCTTTCCTTTGTTGGAGTCATTGCTTCTTCGTGATCTGATTAACTTGGAAAAAGTATGCCACGGACCAATTCCAAGAGGGTCTTTTGGTAACTTGAAAACTCTGGAGGTGATGAACTGCCATggattgaaaattttcctaTCTCTTACCATGGCTACAGGCTTTTTGCATCTTCAAAATATAGAAATAGGAGAATGCAATGTCATGCAACAAATAATCGCATATGAAAGGGAGTCAGAAATAATAGAAGATGGCCATGGTGGGACAACCTTGCAACTATTCCCCAAACTACGGTCTTTGAAACTTTATAAACTACCAGAGCTCATGAACTTCAGCTCTACGGTAGAAACTACATCTTCCACGTCTCTAGCAAGGAATGCCAGGTCGGAAGGCAATTGTGATAATCGCATGTCATTTTTCAGTAACCAG GTTTCATTTGCTAATTTGGAGAAGTTGATACTTCATGATCTACCCAAATTGAGGGAGATATGGCATCACCAACATCCACCTGAGTCCTTTTACAATTTGCAAATCCTAGAAGTATACAATTGTCCAAGCCTACTCAATCTTATTCCATCTCATTTGATACAGAGATTCAACAATTTGAAAAAGATGGACGTGAATAACTGTGAAGTCCTAAAACATGTGTTTGATCTTCAAGGACTTGATGAAAATATTAGGATTCTCCCAAGGTTAGAATCCTTACAATTAAATTCACTACCTAAGTTGAGGCGTGTTGTATGCAATGAGGATGATGACAAGAATGATAGCGTGAGGTGTCGTTTCTCTTCTTCCACGGCTTTTCACAACCTTAAATTCCTATCCATCACAAATTGTGGGAACCAAGTTGAAGATGAGGGACATATCAATACTCCTATGGAAGATGTAGTGCTCTTCGATGGAAAG GTTTCATTTGCTAATTTGGAGAAGTTGATACTTCATGATCTACCCAAATTGAGGGAGATATGGCATCACCAACATCCACCTGAGTCCTTTTACAATTTGCAAATCCTAGAAGTATACAATTGTCCAAGCCTAGTCAATCTTATTCCATCTCATTTGATACAGAGATTCGACAATTTGAAAAAGATGGACGTGAATAACTGTGAAGTCCTAAAACATGTGTTTGATCTTCAAGGACTTGATGAAAATATTAGGATTCTCCCAAGGTTAGAATCCTTACAATTAAATTCACTACCTAAGTTGAGGCGTGTTGTATGCAATGAGGATGACGACAAGAATGATAGCGTGAGGTGTCGTTTCTCTTCTTCCACGGCTTTTCACAACCTTAAATTCCTATCCATCAGACATTGTGGGAACCAAGTTGAAGATGAGGGACATATCAATACTCCTATGGAAGATGTAGTGCTCTTCGATGGAAAG GTTTCATTTGCTAATTTGGAGAAGTTGATACTTCATGATCTACCCAAATTGAGGGAGATATGGCATCACCAACATCCACCTGAGTCCTTTTACAATTTGCAAATCCTAGAAGTATACAATTGTCCAAGCCTACTCAATCTTATTCCATCTCATTTGATACAGAGATTCAACAATTTGAAAAAGATGGACGTGAATAACTATGAAGTCCTAAAACATGTGTTTGATCTTCAAGGACTTGATGAAAATATTAGGATTCTCCCAAGGTTAGAATCCTTATGGTTAAAGGCACTACCTAAGTTGAGGCGTGTTGTATGCAATGAGGATGATGACAAGAATGATAGCGTGAGGTGTCGTTTCTCTTCTTCCACGACTTTTCACAACCTTAAATTCCTATCCATCACAAATTGTGGGAACCAAGTTGAAGATGAGGGACATATCAATACTCCTATGGAAGATGTAGTGCTATTCGATGGAAAG GTTTCATTTGCTAATTTGGAGGAGTTGATACTTCATGATCTACACAAATTGAGGGAGATATGGCATCACCAACATCCACCTGAGTCCTTTTACAATTTGCAAATCCTAGAAGTATACAATTGTCCAAGCCTAGTCAATCTTATTCCATCTCATTTGATACAGAGATTCGACAATTTGAAAAAGATGGACGTGAATAACTGTGAAGTCCTAAAACATGTGTTTGATCTTCAAGGACTTGATGAAAATATTAGGATTCTCCCAAGGTTAGAATCCTTACGATTAAATTCACTACCTAAGTTGAGGCGTGTTGTATGCAATGAGGATGATGACAAGAATGATAGCGTGAGGTGTCGTTTCTCTTCTTCCACGGCTTTTCACAACCTTAAATTCCTATCCATCAGAAATTGTGGGAACCAAGTTGAAGATGAGGGACATATCAATACTCTTATGGAAGATGTAGTGCTCTTCGATGGAAAG GTTTCATTCCCTCCTAATTTGGAGGAGTTGGTTTTAGAAAGACTTCCCAAGTTGAAGGAGATGGATGTTGGGATCCTcttaaagttaaaaatcctGAAGTTAGAGAAACTACCTAGGCTAAGACTTACGATTGCTTCCATGTTCAAGAATTTTCACAATCTCCAAAAGCTACATATCATTGATTGTGGGATGGAAGACAGGGAGTTCTCCAATGAAAAG GTTTCATTCCCTCCTAATTTGGAGGAGTTGGTTCTAAAAAGCCTTCCCAAGTTGATGGAGATGGATGTTGGGAACCTTCCAAACTTAAGAATCCTATGGTTAGAGGAACTATATGGATGTCTTTTGTCTAAG GTTTCATTCCTTCCTAATTTGAAGGTGTTGGTTCTAAAAAGCCTTCCCAAGTTGATAGAGATGGATGTTGGGAACCTTCCAAATTTAAGAATCCTAAATTTAGAGAAACTACATGGATGTCTTTTGTCTAAG GTTTCACTTTCTTCTAATTTGGAGGAGGTAGTTCTAAAAAGTCTTCCAAAATTGAAGGAGATAGATTTTGGGATCCTCCCAAAGTTAAAAATCCTAAAGGTTGGGAAACTACCTCAATTAGTTTTGTCTTCTTCAATGTTCAAGAATTTTCATAATCTCAAAGAGTTATGTATCAATGCTTCTACTAATGATAAAGTGCTCTTCAATGAAAAG GCTTCATTCCTTGAACCAAGAGCCTCCACTTTGAACAAAATTATGGATGCCTTAAGAGACCACAATATCAACTTGATTGGAGTATGGGGCATGGCCGGTGTGGGCAAAACAACACTGCTGAAACAAGTGGCGAAACAAGCTAAGCAACAGCGATTGTTCACCAGACAAGTTCATATAGATTTATCCTCGATTCCAGGCTCGGAAAAACTTCGACAAAGAATTGCAAAAGCGTTGGGCATCCCACTTTGGGAGGAGGTTGAATCCAGAAGAGCGGATGAACTGAAGCAGGCACTGAAGGAAGAGAAGATCCTTATTATCTTAGATGATATTTGGACGGAAGTTGATTTGGAGCAAGTCGGAATTCCTTCTAAAGATGATATTTGGACGCAATGCAAAATAGTGTTGGCTTCGAGAGATAGAGACCTATTATGCAAAGGCATGGGCGCACAAATTTGTTTTCCAGTGGAATATTTACCACTAAAAGAAGCTTGGAGTTTGTTTAAGAAGACAGCAGGTGATTCCATGGAGGAGAATCTTGAACTGCGACCCATAGCCATTCAAGTAGTTGAAGAATGTGAGGGTCTACCAATTGCAATTGTAACAATTGCCGAGGCATTAAAAGATGAGACCGTGGCTGTATGGAAGAATGCCTTGGAACAACTTAGGAGTTGTGCACCAACAAACATTAGAGCAGTGGATAGGAAGGTTTACTCATGTCTGGAGTGGAGCTACACCCATTTGAAGGGTGATGACGTTAAGTCATTGTTCTTACTTTGTGGGATGCTGGGCTATGGTGATATTTCATTGGATCTCTTGTTACGATATGGTATGGGTCTGGATTTGTTTGATCGCATCGACTCATTGGAGCAAGCAAGAAATAGACTACTTGAATTGGTGGATTTCCTCAAAGCCTCAGGCTTGTTACTTGACAGTCATGAAGATAGAAACAAGTTTGATGAAGAAAGAGCTTCAAGTTGGCTTTTCATGGATGCTGATAACAAGTTTGTGAGGATGCACAGTGTTGTTCGTGAAGTTACCAGAGCAATTGCATCCAAGGATCCTCATCCATTTGTAGTCAGAGAAGATGTTGGATTGGAAGAATGGTCAGAGACTGATGAATCCAAAAGGTGCGCTTTCATCTCTTTGCATTGCAAAGCTGTGCATGAGCTTCCTCAAGGGTTGGTATGTCCGGACCTTCAATTTTTCCAATTGCATAACAGCAATCCTTCATTGAATATCCCGAACACATTTTTCAAAGGGatgaaaaaactcaaaattttagaTTTGCCCAAAACGCATTTTACAACGCTACCTTCATCACTTGATTCCCTTACAAATCTCCAAACATTGCATCTAGATGGGTGCAAGTTGGAAGACATTGCTCTAATTGGAAAATTAACGAAACTAGAAGTTCTTAGCTTGATGGGTTCTACAATCCAACAATTGCCTAATGAAATGTCGCGGTTGACCAATCTAAGGCTGTTGGATTTGAATGATTGTAAGAAGCTTGAAGTAATTCCACGAAATATCTTATCAAGTTTGTCTCAATTAGAATGTTTGTACATGAAATCTAGCTTTACTCAATGGGCAACTGAAGGTGAAAGCAATGCTTGCTTATCCGAGCTAAATCATTTGTCTCATTTGACAACTTTAGAGATACATATACCAGATGCCAAGTTGCTACCAAAAGACATTCTATTTGAGAACTTGACAAGATATGGGATATCTATAGGTCCTTGGTGGAGGTTGAGAACCAAAAGAGCATTGAACCTCGAGAAAGTCAATAGAAGCTTACATTTGGGGGATGGAATGAGCAAGTTGTTGGAGAGAAGTGAAGAACTAAAGTTCATGGACTTAAGTAGTACTAAATATGTTCTTCACCCATCAGATAGGGAGAGTTTCCTTGAACTAAAGCATCTCGAAGTTGGTCGGAGTCCTGAGATTCAATACATCATGGATTCAAAGAATCAACAGTTGTTGCAACATGGTGCCTTCCCTTTTCCTCTATTGGAGTCATTGATTCTTGTGCTTCTGAAAAATTTGGAAGAAGTATGGCATAGCCCAATTCCAATAGGGTTTTTTGGTAacttaaaaactctaaaagtgTATTCATGTCCTAAATTGAAATTTCTCCTTTTGCTCTCCACGGCTAGAGGCCTTTCCCAACTTGAAGAAATGATTATAGTAAATTGCAATGCCATGAAACAAATAATCGCATATGAAAGGGAGTCAGAAATAAAAGAAGATGGACATGCTGGGACCAACTTGCAACTATTCCCTAAATTGCGATCCTTGGAACTCAACTATCTATCACAGCTCATCAACTTCAGTTCCGAGTTAGAAACAACATCTTCCACATCTTTGAGTACAAATGCAAGGTCGGAAGACTCATTTTTCAGTCATAAG